The following are encoded in a window of Zymoseptoria tritici IPO323 chromosome 4, whole genome shotgun sequence genomic DNA:
- a CDS encoding signal-peptide-containing protein (Predicted protein has no similarity to anyt protein in databases (June 2006).) → MKLSTIVAFLPFCTALAIPKGVNVALDHNLALVPRQASAAFDVAFEWFAEVEGELEGESITESAEVELTPSGGPMGRNSAVAVQAGDPTMKINTKLEGNFATRIFVHKLNQQTGFEGWAEALWNRLTRRFDEPFHMSPGLPPKIRGVTATSSSFKLIAPRVARVDFVDPSGAIRRFFAKRYDFSRSDYSFERS, encoded by the exons ATGAAGCTCTCCACGATTGTTGCTTTCCTTCCTTTCTGTACGGCTCTCGCTATTCCCAAAGGCGTCAATGTTGC ACTCGATCACAACCTCGCCCTCGTGCCCCGGCAGGCCTCCGCGGCCTTCGATGTGGCTTTTGAATGGTTTGCTGAAGTGGAAGGGGAACTCGAAGGGGAGTCGATAACGGAGTCGGCTGAGGTCGAACTCACGCCATCAGGTGGACCAATGGGCAGAAACTCCGCCGTTGCGGTGCAGGCGGGTGATCCCACCATGAAGATCAACACCAAGCTCGAAGGGAACTTCGCCACCAGGATTTTCGTCCACAAACTGAATCAGCAAACCGGCTTTGAAGGGTGGGCGGAGGCCCTGTGGAACAGGCTCACCAGAAGATTCGACGAACCGTTCCACATGTCTCCGGGCCTACCCCCCAAGATCCGCGGCGTGACTGCTACAAGCTCAAGTTTCAAGCTCATCGCCCCTCG CGTagctcgggtcgacttcgtcgaccCGAGCGGAGCTATAAGGCGATTTTTCGCGAAGCGATACGACTTCTCGCGAAGCGACTATTCGTTCGAGAGGTCGTAA